The Candidatus Poribacteria bacterium sequence CATGCTATAGGAGTGTGGGAGACACCACTTAGCAGTGGCGATAGCATTCTCCCACAAGGCGATGTATCAAATATACCATATTTTGATTGAGAAAAGCAAACAAAATTAAAGGGGTTGGCCCCAACGCTAAAGCATTGGGCTTGCTACCATTTAGCAGTCAAGAAAAAAATTAAGAGAAGGTTCATGTAAAAAGCAGGTGCAAAGGTATTAAAGCATCCGCGAATTAACGCGAATCTTCGCAAATAACAAAGACGCTCATATCAAAAGTAAAGTGCAGAGAACGAATATATGAGCGTAAGAGAAAGGGGCAAATGAAAAGGTGATTCCGTCATACCAAAGTGGCGAACCAATCCCGCACCCGTACTTTATCCGCATCGTTGCCAAAACCGAGACTGAACCAGCCGGAATAGCCGTCCGCTTTCAACCGTGCAAACAGCGCGTCAAAGTCAATAGTGCCCTCACCGGGGACGAGATGGACCTCATAATCGCCGGTGTTGTCATTGAGGCGCACTTGACCAATATTCTCTACGCCAAACGCATCAAGGAACCCCTCCCAGCCTTCGGGCACAAGATGGCCGTGGGCGACATTGAATGCCCACTGAAAGTGTGGCGATTGAATCGCATCAAAGAACCAGTGCGTCTCTTCGACGTTGTGCGGGATGTAGTGGATTTCGGCATAGTCGGGTTCTTTGTTGTGGTTCTCGAAGAAGATGGGGACGTCTACTCGTTCTGCTCTGTCTACCAATCGCTTCATCCGTTCAACCGCCACTTCCCGTCGTTGTGGGACATCACCAAAATGATACCCTCCATGTCCCACAAGCCAACCGCAGCCGAGTCGGGCAGCCAAGTCGAGATTAGAGAACAGGTA is a genomic window containing:
- a CDS encoding sugar phosphate isomerase/epimerase, whose translation is MNRFGFDVSGQPIEDLIRWASENGFRYIDFQADLPPNDITSFDAARVRGVRDLCERHDIAIGIHPSSAINNAEYVPIMAEAVDEYLFSNLDLAARLGCGWLVGHGGYHFGDVPQRREVAVERMKRLVDRAERVDVPIFFENHNKEPDYAEIHYIPHNVEETHWFFDAIQSPHFQWAFNVAHGHLVPEGWEGFLDAFGVENIGQVRLNDNTGDYEVHLVPGEGTIDFDALFARLKADGYSGWFSLGFGNDADKVRVRDWFATLV